One region of Centropristis striata isolate RG_2023a ecotype Rhode Island chromosome 3, C.striata_1.0, whole genome shotgun sequence genomic DNA includes:
- the LOC131969032 gene encoding caM kinase-like vesicle-associated protein, protein MPFGCLTLGEKKDYSNPSEVADKYDLGQIVKSEEFCEIFRAKDRNTLKMYTCKKFHKKDGRKVRKAAKNEIMILKMVKHHNILQLVDTFETKKEYFIFLELATGREVFDWILDQGYYSERDTSNVMRQVLEAVAYLHSLKIVHRNLKLENLVYFNRLKHSKIVISDFQLAKLDSGLNKDPCGTPEYLAPEVVGRQRYGRPVDCWAIGVTMYILLSGNPPFYDDADEDDDRDKNLFLKILSGDYEFDSPYWDDISDSAKNLVASLMEVDQDQRLTAQEAIAHEWISGNGASDKNIKDGVCAQIEKNFAKAKWKKAVRVTTLMKRLRASEQGDSGASGVAAGGAADPNTPSGAPAPPAGGSDGVAATIKAALSEKAPDTQTASIPPLSLPSAARQEEQPQARCNGDAPQMLPQRKGD, encoded by the exons ATGCCATTTGGTTGTCTGACACTCGGGGAGAAGAAGGATTACAGCAATCCCTCAGAGGTGGCCGACAAATATGACCTCGGACAAATCGTCAAGTC GGAGGAGTTCTGTGAGATATTCCGGGCAAAGGACAggaacaccttgaaaatgtacaccTGTAAAAAGTTCCACAAAAAGGATGGAAGGAAAGTGAGGAAAGCGGCCAAGAATGAGATAATGATCTTAAAGAT GGTAAAACATCATAACATCCTCCAGCTGGTGGACACTTTTGAAACCAAGAAAGAGTACTTCATTTTTCTGGAGCT CGCCACAGGCAGAGAGGTGTTTGACTGGATCTTAGATCAAGGATACTACTCCGAAAGGGACACCAGCAATGTGATGAGGCAGGTGTTGGAGGCTGTAGCTTACCTGCACTCTCTGAAAATCGTCCACAGAAATCTTAAG CTGGAGAATTTGGTGTACTTTAATCGTCTGAAGCACTCCAAAATCGTTATCAGTGACTTCCAGTTGGCAAAACTGGACAGTGGACTCAATAAGGACCCATGTGGTACTCCAGAATATCTTG CTCCTGAGGTGGTGGGGAGGCAGAGATATGGACGACCTGTGGACTGTTGGGCCATCGGTGTCACCATGTATATACT TTTGTCTGGAAACCCTCCTTTCTATGATGATgcagatgaagatgatgatcgTGATAAGAATCTTTTCCTGAAGATTTTGTCAGGCGACTATGAATTTGATTCACCATATTGGGACGACATTTCAGATTCTG ccAAAAATTTAGTGGCATCTTTGATGGAAGTGGACCAAGATCAGCGATTGACTGCACAGGAAGCCATTGCCCatgaatg GATTTCTGGAAATGGCGCCTCAGACAAGAACATCAAGGATGGCGTTTGTGCACAAATAGAAAAGAACTTTGCCAAAGCCAAGTGGAAG AAAGCTGTTCGTGTGACCACCCTCATGAAGAGACTGCGGGCGTCTGAGCAGGGGGATTCTGGGGCCTCTGGTGTTGCTGCAGGCGGAGCAGCCGACCCCAACACGCCCAGCGGcgctcctgctcctccagctGGCGGCAGCGACGGTGTTGCCGCCACTATAAAGGCTGCTCTTAGTGAAAAGGCTCCTGACACACAGACTGCCAGCATCCCGCCACTCTCCTTGCCCAGCGCAGCCAGACAGGAGGAGCAGCCACAGGCTCGGTGCAACGGCGACGCTCCCCAAATGTTGCCACAAAGAAAGGGAGACTAG